tacaaaaacagagtcgtcgatgtttgcttcttttgcaccagacagattgtttgtctctatttgatcctcTAATATCAGCAAAGCCGTGTAGACATCGCTGTAAGATGTCAtctctacggtggcccagaagggtcacaacacaacacattaactttacacacaacacattaactttacacacaacacattaactttacacacaacacattaaatgtacacacaacacattaactttacacacaacacattaactcgcaacacaacacattaactcgcaacacaacacattaactcgcaacacaacacattaactcgcaacacaacacattaactcgcaacacaacacattaactcgcaacacaacacattaactcgcaacacaacacaacaacacattaactcgcaacacaacacattaactcgcaacacaacacattaactcgcaacacaacacattaactcacaacacaacacattaactcacaacggaagtaaagctgcaggggaagtgcttttattctgaaatttccaccgGAAGTTAAGCTGAaaaggaagtgcttttattctgaaattttcaCCGGAAGTTAAGCTAAAATGGACGTGGTTTTATTCTGACACTTTCaccggaagtaaagctgcaatggaagtgcttttattagGAAATTTCCACCGGCCCTAGCAGCTAACTGCCTAGCAGAAAGTAACTTCACAGTCAGCCTCGGAGGGAGCACGTTTCATCCAAGAGAGAAGCTAGCAGCGGTGAGGATTGTTAAACTCTTCAGAAGTAAGTAAAACAATCATTTATTATTACGATAATGTATTAACTACTGATATGGGctattagaaatgtttttaactgtGAGTTGTTCTTAAAGAGATTTTGCACATTCGAGGTTTGTAGTCTTATCACCGTGGACCCCGCGATGGCTGCCGCAGCCTGAGACTCTACGCAGTTACATGTGCATATCTTTGATCAGATCAAAGGGAAAAATAACCTTATCAGATAACAAACGTGTACACACGGCACACTTTCGgtctaaataaatcattttgataCGCGCTGAACTTTCTAAAATACCGTAAACGACCTCTAAGAAATTCAGTTCCATCACGAATGTAATTAAACAAAGAAAGCTACGGCAAAGAGCGAGATAGTCTTCTAAATGTGGTTTGATtattgttatgaatattattaaGGTCCTTTTTGCTCATACATTTCTTAATCTATCGATGCgaccagtgctttattcttgggaGAAGGAAACGTGCCAACAACATAGCCGTGGTTGCCGTCAATGATGCGGtcaagtgtgcgtgtgtgtgtgggtgggtgggtgggtgtgtgtgtgtggtggtgggggggggggtgcgtgcGTGCGCGCGTGTTCTCAAGTTTCCTTAGTGAAATCCAAAAATTGCAACCAAAATATAATCACCTATTCTGCTCCGTTTCTGTTTTTATCAGATAATGTTTTGTCCATATTGTGGGATAAACCTTGAGAGGGTGCTCTCCTACTGCGGCTCTTGTGGCAGAAATATCCAGTGTTTAACAAGTCTTCAATCCGAAGGTATACTTAAGTAATTATATAaagtattgtatttttttgtgttgtgttctaaatttttctttaataaaaagtattaggacaaccaaaacatttactttttaacatAATACAATCCTGAACAATAAAAcctcacacacatatacatatatacatacatatatatttaaatggagGCATCCTCAAAATATAGTGTAACATTTTTATGGTTAAGAACAAGTGAGGGGTATCCTAAAACATATTAATCAAAATAATTGTGAAATTTTCAGTTTTGTACTTCATTAGTCATTGCTTAAATAACCATATGTGTAAATAATGTATGTACTTTTTTctaacaacttttattttttaatccagcAGGTCCTGAAGAAACTACCATGGATGAACTCATCTACAAATATTTCACAGATGGTCATACCTCTGATATAATAGTGGATTTACTAGCAACCAAACACAACATTTCAACTAGCCTCAGCACAGTAAAAAGAAGATTAAGAGAAGCAGACTTAACCAAGAGGACTAACTATACTCCAATTATTGCGGTTCAGGCAGCTATTTCAGAGGAGCTTCAGGGACCTGGGAAGCTTTTAGGTTACCGAGCAATGTGGCAGATTCTCAAACAAAAGTACTCATTTACAGTAAGAAGAAGTGATGTGATGAAGCTTATGAGAGAACTTGACCCATCTGGAATAGAGGCTAGATCTAGGAGAAGATTTGCAAGAAGAGCATACCATTCAATGGGACCAAACGAAGTCTGGCATGTCGATGGCTatgacaaactgaaaccatttgGAATCGCCATAAGTGGCTGTATTGATGGCTTCTCTCGAAAAATTATGTGGCTCACGTGTGGAAAGTCAAACAATGATCCTAGTGTTATTGCTCATAATTATATCAAATGTGTAGCTGAATTTGGAGTTTTCCCAGCGCGCCTCCGCACAGACTGTGGGACAGAAAACGGACTGATGGCAGCTCTTCATTGTTCCTTAAGATCAGAGCAAACAGATGACTTCGCTGGAAGCAGAAGTCATATGTATGGCACTTCGACATCAAACCAGCGAATTGAAAGCTGGTGGTCATACTTTCGTCGACAAaggtttttgtcttgtttaattAAGTCATCATTTATACTACACCCATGCCCAAAAGTTTTGAGAATGAGAGAACTGTTATGTGTTCACAAAGTCTGCTGCTTCGGGGGTTTTAGGAGTTTTGTCAGATACCTATCATCTAACAAAACACCTAAAAACCCTGAAGCAGCAGACTTTGTGAACACATAACATTTCTCTCATTCTAAATTATGGCCATGGGTGTACATAGTGTGATAATTGTGTTATACCTGGCATTTTTACTGTAAGGGATAATAGGGATGAAGGTAATGCTCAATTTGGATTTGCTAATTAAGTTTACTTCCAAACTTAAGACTATTTTTGTAcccaataaaaaatattttaaacacatcAAAACTCATATATTGAGAATTTAACATGTGGAAGTTACTATGTATACATTGTGTCATCTTATTGGGATTTTTGTTGATTAAAATTTAAGATAGCAGAACTgcatagctggaaaaaaaatgctccGATTTATATCAACAGGACACAATTTTGGATGGATCTGTTTGGAGATTTGAGGGAGAGCCATCTGTTCAGTGGGAGTCAGGAACACACAAGGTTGCTCCGACACTGCTTTCTGGGTGTGCTACAGAAAGACCTGGATGAATACAAGCACCAATGGAACACTCACATCATCCGTCCTGTTCGACTGTCTAAGTGCCCTTCTGGAAAACCAGATGTGATGTACTACTTACCACACAGGTCCGTATTGCAAACCATGTTTGTAATAACCACAGTTGTATTCTATTACAATGCAGTGCTTTAAGCATGCTTTGTTTGATTAAGTGAAcaagagtcaggtgtgcagcatttggGAGGTGAGCGCTGTGATATGCAATCACAGCGCATTCAGCCTTTagtactctggagactgctcccgctggtgaccagagacAGAGCTTTGACTGCTGACACTTGATTAATTTGGGCATttcttggatgtttttttttagattcagtGGGATGAACTGTGGATTCACGGTATCCCCACAAACATTGAGCCAGCTTGAAAGACAAGTGCCAGGACCAGCAAGCTCAGCTGAGGATGACCTACAAGACCTAGAAGAACTGCAGCGGCAAAGTGGTCTGACACCACCGATTGAGTGGAAGTCAGCTGTAGATTACTACATCACCCTAAAAGGCATGGCTGAACTATAATCATCActtgtgtaaaaaacaaacacagtggacggtcaaaacattttattttcatctattACCCATTGGCACACAGAAACactggaacatttttaaataggaataaaaaaatacagaacaaaaaacacttgtttaatactttaaatctttgaaaaagcaaaataaatttcCCCATCCTGAACAAAACCACTCTTGTCTTTCTTCTTTCGTTtgctttgctattttttttagactttttcagactgtttaaaaacatccaaatccAGGGGAATTCTTAATCCCAAAgttcatatttgttttaaacGTGTCATAGTCATTCAAGAGAGGCAGCTTCAAAGTGTTGGCACATGTATTCGCCATGGGAAACATTGAACTGCCAATAAATTCAAGGTGTGGCTTAGGATCCATGCCAGCAGGAGGGATGCATGGCACACCTGTGGCAAACATTAAGATTTCCTCCAGGGTCACAGAGCTGTCATCTTCTAAAAGTAGTAAACATAAACaaatttattgtaaaatgtgttttttttaaaaaaaaaaagacaattgggATTATTTGAAATTTAATATTAACTAACCTTCACAGTCCAAAAGGTAGTCTGCCCAGAAACCTCTTGCTGTGTTCTCCAGAATGCGCATGTTGCTGCCGAGAGGACTGAGCTGGGGTTCAAAAAGCTCTTCCGTGTCCATAGCAGATAACCGGACATTTCAATGGCAGATAAGATAAGGTCTTAATCTTCTTTTTACTGTGCTGAGGCTAGTTGAAATGTTGTGTTTGGTTGCTAGTAAATCCACTATTATATCAGAGGTATGACCATCTGTGAAATATTTGTAGATGAGTTCATCCATGGTAGTTTCTTCAGGACCTgctggattaaaaaataaaagttgttagAAAAAAGTACATACATTATTTACACATATGGTTATTTAAGCAATGACTAATGAAGTACAAAACTGAAAATTTCACAATTATTTTGATTAATATGTTTTAGGATACCCCTCACTTGTTCTTAACCATAAAAATGTTACACTATATTTTGAGGATGCctccatttaaatatatatgtatgtatatatgtatatgtgtgtgaggTTTTATTGTTCAGGATTGTATTatgttaaaaagtaaatgttttggttgtcctaatactttttattaaagaaaaatttagaacacaacacaaaaaaatacaatacttTATATAATTACTTAAGTATACCTTCGGATTGAAGACTTGTTAAACACTGGATATTTCTGCCACAAGAGCCGCAGTAGGAGAGCACCCTCTCAAGGTTTATCCCACAATATGGACAAAACATTATCTGATAAAAACAGAAACGGAGCAGAATGGGTGATTATATTTTGGTTGCAATTTTTGGATTTCACTAAGGAAACTTGAGAACACGCGCGCACGCAcgcaccccccccaccaccaccacacacacacacacccacccacccacccacacacacacgcacacttgaCCGCATCATTGACGGCAACCACGGCTATGTTGTTGGCACGTTTCCTTCtcccaagaataaagcactggtcGCATCGATAGATTAAGAAATGTATGAGCAAAAAGGACCttaataatattcataacaataATCAAACCACATTTAGAAGACTATCTCGCTCTTTGCCGTAGCTTTCTTTGTTTAATTACATTCATGATGGAACTGAATTTCTTAGAGGTCGTTTACGGTATTTTAGAAAGTTCAGCGCGtatcaaaatgatttatttagacCGAAAGTGTGCCGTGTGTACACGTTTGTTATCTGATAAGGTTATTTTTCCCTTTGATCTGATCAAAGATATGCACATGTAACTGCGTAGAGTCTCAGGCTGCGGCAGCCATCGCGGGGTCCACGGTGATAAGACTACAAACCTCGAATGTGCAAAATCTCTTTAAGAACAACTCacagttaaaaacatttctaatagCCCATATCAGTAGTTAATACATTATCGTAATAATAAATGATTGTTTTACTTACTTCTGAAGAGTTTAACAATCCTCACCGCTGCTAGCTTCTCTCTTGGATGAAACGTGCTCCCTCCGAGGCTGACTGTGAAGTTACTTTCTGCTAGGCAGTTAGCTGCTAGGGCCGGTGGAAATTTCctaataaaagcacttccattgcagctttacttccggtGAAAGTGTCAGAATAAAACCACGTCCATTTTAGCTTAACTTCCGGtgaaaatttcagaataaaagcacttcctttTCAGCTTAACTTCcggtggaaatttcagaataaaagcacttcccctgcagctttacttccgttgtgagttaatgtgttgtgttgtgagttaatgtgttgtgttgtgagttaatgtgttgtgttgcgagttaatgtgttgtgttgcgagttaatgtgttgtgttgcgagttaatgtgttgtgttgcgagttaatgtgttgtgttgcgagttaatgtgttgtgttgcgagttaatgtgttgtgttgcgagttaatgtgttgtgttgcgagttaatgtgttgtgtgtaaagttaatgtgttgtgtgtaaagttaatgtgttgtgtgtaaagttaatgtgttgtgtgtaaagttaatgtgttgtgtgtaaagttaatgtgttgtgttgtgacccttctgggccaccgtacatctCTCTGACTGGTACACCGCTAAGGGGGAatcgaggaatatgagtcgatttccatggatgagccaatgagcgtttagatcccgcccactttcactgattgacagacagacacattctcctgaaaaagctcttcatgaaataaatcagtcattctgaaaaacagcaacatgaaataaaaacaaagccattttggaaaatattgattttgaaatccaaggttctgaaaaaagacgtagaattatgacaatattccacatgattaaaatgctgttttaaaataatgaacaggtttttaaagcaaaatgaaatatattgaataatacaatggcttgtttaaaatctgtgtgcaggtttttcacaatttcatgatctttttatatatttatgagagatttattggttgattgtgtatttgcatgaggtcatatttatttatttaattaattaattatttatttaattatgaacagtataggactccatacaagacaattaaaaaacaaaacaataaaaaaaactaaggtGCTCCACTGacacaaatatttttgaaagagaacaccttaaaaaaattcatcttaaaaatgacttttaaataaaaactctaCATGTCGCATACACAgctttgtttaataaaatacaCCACTGCGTCAAATTTGTTTAAGAGTTAGTGAAGCTTGGTTAAATAACTAGTGAGCCCTGTCAAAATTGGCAACAAGGAGACTTCTAATACAATTTAGTTGAGGGGCATCATCTTcagtagttttatttatttatttatttatttatttatttatttatttttgctttagaaGTAGGCTGAAATAGAGCTTAGCTGTAAGTGAATGATTTATCAGCTGCACACTGCATGACAGCCTTGCTTTTTCCCTAAAAAGGATAGCTCTTCTGTTTTGGTGCAGCATTAAAATGCACTTCATAAAAGCAGAAACCTTAAAGGActccaagaaaaaagcagaaagctcTGGACTCTCCACTTTTCTGCAATAAAATCATCTCCTGCCTGAAGTCATTTCATAAAATGGCAGCGATAAAGAGATAGActgttctttattgtttttagatTGCGGGCACTTTGTGAACTCTTCTCGCCTGTGTCTAGAATAATGTAAATATTTCACAGCTATGTGCCTGCTAATACATAAAACAGATATATAAGTCCAATAAAGCTTCATAACTGTTTGTGCCTGGCTTCCCCTGAGGGGCCAAACACTTTAGCAGGAGGGAATATTTCCCTCTCAGCCGACAAAGGGGACACAGAGACACCCCTGATTAATGGCACACACCTGCTGGGCACAAAAAAGGCCTGCAGAAACATGACCGTCTTCGTGGAAAGTAACATAGTGAGCACCAGACTCTGAATGTTTTATCATGAAAAGTGATTTGGAGAAAATTTGAGACCCAGGGTTGCTATTATTTTTAAGCATGCACTGGCCTTAGTTGCAGACCAAactgctgaaagacaaaaaaaataaatttcttctGTCAAAAATGTGTATGAAATGTGCAATATTGGACTGTAAAAGCATacttgaagcaaaaaaaaattacattttataataACACAACTTGGCAACAATGTTCTTTTACGTGTATTTACTGCACAAGTTCTGATCAAATTCTCAGTAACAGTTGGGTGAAATATTCACCTCAGTCCTGATTCGGATTGCTTTCGTTTTATTCCTTATTAGAAAATAGAATGTACCAATTTTCATGCGTGTGGTTAGCGTATCAGGAAGTATTTATAAGAATCATGGAAGTTACAAGTCTGAGTCCTCCTGTGCCAGTCCCTAGCTTGGATACAATACAGGGtcgtgtcaggaagggcatccggcgtgaaaatctctgccaaaccacctgtgcaaatcagtgaaaggtGATTGGCTGTGGCTGAAGGTATacaggttggcaccagtgtatGGCAGTGgggctgccatcagtgtgtgaatctgtttgcatgggtgaatgggactgtgactgtcaAGTGCTCCGGGCCTTAAAACAAAGTAGTAAAGCGCCATGCAAGTAAATGCCAAGTACACGCCAAAAAGacataataattataattacaattataataataatggattagatatATCTGCGTTTTttcagacactcaaagcgcttacaatgtgtccattattcattcactcctcgttcatacttggtgatggttaGCTACTGAtgaagccacagctgccctggggcagactgacagaagcATGGCTGTCAGTGCGCGCCTTTGGCCACTCTGACCATCATCGGaacattcatacgcattcacacaccggTGGAGCAACACTAGAGGCAGCTAGTGTCAGGTttgtgtcttgcccaaagacacaaaaatgaTTTGCTGGGAGGAGTGGGGATCGAGCCGCCGATCCTCCGATCATTcgccgacctgctcaaccgcctgagccactgctgccccACCTGAAATATGAAATTGCTGCATAATATTATGTCAGTGTTTTGGGCCGCCTCATTACTTTAAGCCACTCACAAGCAAGTCAAACTGGCGTGCTTGCATAGTTTGGAAGTGATCCAGCTTGCACACCACAACTgacacttaataaaaaaaaaacacaaagcagaaaaCTTTCTATTCGTCCTTTTATAATCAAATATCAAGTGCCTTCTTCCGTCATCACCAATAGACACATTTTCCCCACGACATCTGAGAAGAATAACTGATGTAGAGTTAGAACCCAGTGTGAAAGCTTTATCGGTTGTACGTTTTAAAAGATGTGCCATTCAAAGGTAGTGATCTACCAATTCACTTGTTCAATACCACTTATTACTTTTAGTGAAGGAGGTTGATAATCAATGTTTGTCAATCAGTATTCATttgcagtaaaagaaaaaaatattggcaacaacatttttataaacGCAAATTCCAAcacttaactttatttaaatgctaCTAGTAGGTGTGAGGTGTAGACGACTGGAAATTTTCGTACAATTTCTGGAGATTTTAGGGTGTTTACATGTCTTCAACAATTGATGTTGGGCTTCTTTCTGTGGCTTTTCCCTGCTAAAAACCTGTGTGAGGACCCTACTTCTGACCCGCTTGCCTTTGCTCATGCAGCTTGGGTTGGTTCTAGCCTGTATGGTCTTTGTAACCAATCAGATGGCACAGTAGACAGAACAATTAGGGCCAATTAGGAGTGGCATTGCTGTATTTGAACCAAAACaatcacattttaatttgacCTCTTAAAGGCTTATTGAATCGCTTAAATTAGGCTGATACAGATATGCCTGAAAATACCAAACGCCTTGCCgatttattaaatgtatttaatggaTTTATTGGTCAACTTATGTTCATAAGTTAAAGGAATGTTTAAAATTTAAGGCAAATAATAGTAAAACTCCATTTGTTGTATGAAACATTAGTTACTGCAACTGTGACAACTGGAAAAGGTTTCATAAAAAGTGTTCACAATTTTTCAGGAATAGGCCCAAAAATGCAAAGGACAAATTTGATTAAAAGCTGGATATAAGCCTTGAAAGACCAAAACAACAGTACagtttgaatattttatttactaCTCCAGAGCTACAAAGGACAAAACACTGCTGACACATTTCAGTTTGATGGTTTTTTTGTGgtacaaacagtaaaaaaacaatactaaTGCAATGTTACTCTATTAAATCAATGTCTTTAAGTTAGAATATTCTTTCTTCCACCTACCACCATCATAATCTATAATGCAGTATACCTGGCAGCGTAACTCTAGTGGGGTAACAGTTTGGATTATTTTACTAATAATTTTCTTAAAAGGTAATGCAAGAAATCCACTGTGAGATTTGTTTTTA
The nucleotide sequence above comes from Oryzias latipes chromosome 5, ASM223467v1. Encoded proteins:
- the LOC111947453 gene encoding uncharacterized protein LOC111947453 isoform X2, with amino-acid sequence MFCPYCGINLERVLSYCGSCGRNIQCLTSLQSEGPEETTMDELIYKYFTDGHTSDIIVDLLATKHNISTSLSTVKRRLREADLTKRTNYTPIIAVQAAISEELQGPGKLLGYRAMWQILKQKYSFTVRRSDVMKLMRELDPSGIEARSRRRFARRAYHSMGPNEVWHVDGYDKLKPFGIAISGCIDGFSRKIMWLTCGKSNNDPSVIAHNYIKCVAEFGVFPARLRTDCGTENGLMAALHCSLRSEQTDDFAGSRSHMYGTSTSNQRIESWWSYFRRQRTQFWMDLFGDLRESHLFSGSQEHTRLLRHCFLGVLQKDLDEYKHQWNTHIIRPVRLSKCPSGKPDVMYYLPHRFSGMNCGFTVSPQTLSQLERQVPGPASSAEDDLQDLEELQRQSGLTPPIEWKSAVDYYITLKGMAEL
- the LOC111947453 gene encoding uncharacterized protein LOC111947453 isoform X1 — translated: MFCPYCGINLERVLSYCGSCGRNIQCLTSLQSEAGPEETTMDELIYKYFTDGHTSDIIVDLLATKHNISTSLSTVKRRLREADLTKRTNYTPIIAVQAAISEELQGPGKLLGYRAMWQILKQKYSFTVRRSDVMKLMRELDPSGIEARSRRRFARRAYHSMGPNEVWHVDGYDKLKPFGIAISGCIDGFSRKIMWLTCGKSNNDPSVIAHNYIKCVAEFGVFPARLRTDCGTENGLMAALHCSLRSEQTDDFAGSRSHMYGTSTSNQRIESWWSYFRRQRTQFWMDLFGDLRESHLFSGSQEHTRLLRHCFLGVLQKDLDEYKHQWNTHIIRPVRLSKCPSGKPDVMYYLPHRFSGMNCGFTVSPQTLSQLERQVPGPASSAEDDLQDLEELQRQSGLTPPIEWKSAVDYYITLKGMAEL